A stretch of the Flavobacterium aquiphilum genome encodes the following:
- a CDS encoding DNA/RNA non-specific endonuclease, translated as MGKTGPVFKALTKKPQRKTIPFFPSAIKKKKKENALVPVTVKAKKIETADPVLNFKKASILDIQKAKIVKTAKSQKKHGTAEEKKEEMQKAVSINPALEKSSVAKKNQVEEMANAKKTVKKFDSKKFSDAILENIKKVIPKNKEEMEKDQTSSEKMSKAQQDITDSLEKEKQNTNGELANTVSATPDQASVVSKTVTPLSKEDIGTYPNVSNPGFAPPLKTAQDNDLSADSKKIDNELANNDISEEQLQNGNEPSFDHSLVEKKESQKQAADTHQQYLKLANPIAGATKTSTNSLTLGGLAKMFGVRNKQLSQVDKNKELKKQKEEEVRTKVATDLNKIYDDTKLLVETNLKNLTEKVNKDFDEALDIANKTFEKNVKERTDTSWFDDLVNWAKGIPKDIKKVFIEEQDNFINSLAPVVRKIGDLVERELNQATKDIDDGKLKTQNYWKNQDKDTQRIAGDVFTHATERFSELEAKVEEANEGLKQSITTKFNAAVAKLEETFDRIQEENKSWLERAYDAVVGVIKAIIQMKNLLLNVLAKVADVVGKIILDPIGFLSNLLDAIVLGFQNFGKNALEHLKKGFFEWLMGNMPPSIKFPKQWDLTGIFEFIMSVFGLTWENIKARATKLYGATVVAALETGFEIFQIIRKEGIGGLWNYIKEKIGDLKVMVVDAIQNMLIETVIKAGITWVISLFNPVGAFIKACKLIYDVISWFINNAKRILDLINSIIDSTALIVAGKITQAANFVENSLAKLVPIAIGFLAGLLGLGDLSKKVQALLDKIQAPVNKAIDWVLEKAGTVVKKLFKAGKAGVKKLLSWVGLKKEFKAEDDKKHSINIEGNEKKPKLIIRSTPKTLEELIIDFKKEQKYKNNKSKYDARIESALRIKTKFENAMEKNQGKTGVDYDGQFEEMTQSLINYIKDLFISSKAADKRNVTFSGESNGVANGMIANPLINDGTAGASTTGATGIYDTLFKRKHHGGNVPYYIQGHLLNHNLGGPNEKQNLTPLKRSTNSEHEAIVEKSLKKHYLEKKKLKYNVTPTYGLSSPLITSPTTPDQKKINEIKIQESKSVPVSISIQSSYFIDEGGTEKEKSLFNGTIRNNIETNEKDYTL; from the coding sequence ATGGGTAAAACAGGACCTGTATTTAAAGCGCTTACTAAAAAGCCACAGCGAAAAACCATTCCTTTCTTTCCTTCTGCAATCAAGAAAAAAAAGAAAGAGAATGCTCTTGTGCCTGTAACTGTAAAAGCTAAAAAAATAGAAACCGCTGATCCTGTTCTTAATTTTAAAAAAGCATCCATTCTTGATATTCAAAAAGCTAAGATTGTAAAAACTGCCAAATCGCAAAAGAAACACGGTACTGCCGAGGAGAAAAAAGAGGAAATGCAAAAGGCAGTTTCCATAAACCCGGCATTGGAAAAATCTAGTGTGGCCAAGAAAAATCAGGTGGAAGAAATGGCTAATGCAAAAAAGACAGTCAAAAAATTTGATTCCAAAAAATTCTCGGATGCCATTTTGGAAAATATCAAGAAGGTGATTCCAAAAAATAAAGAAGAGATGGAAAAAGACCAAACCTCTTCTGAAAAAATGAGTAAGGCTCAACAAGATATTACTGATTCCCTTGAAAAAGAAAAACAAAATACAAACGGAGAATTAGCCAATACAGTAAGCGCAACTCCGGACCAAGCAAGTGTTGTCTCAAAAACAGTAACACCACTCTCAAAAGAAGATATTGGAACTTATCCCAATGTTTCCAATCCGGGTTTTGCACCGCCTCTCAAAACAGCTCAGGACAACGACCTCTCCGCTGATTCTAAAAAAATTGATAATGAGCTGGCCAACAATGATATTTCTGAAGAACAGCTTCAAAATGGAAACGAACCCTCTTTTGATCATTCATTAGTAGAAAAAAAAGAAAGTCAGAAACAAGCAGCCGATACTCACCAGCAATATTTAAAATTAGCCAACCCAATTGCGGGTGCCACAAAAACGAGCACTAACTCCCTTACTTTGGGTGGTTTGGCCAAAATGTTTGGAGTACGAAATAAACAATTAAGCCAAGTCGATAAAAACAAAGAACTTAAAAAACAAAAAGAAGAAGAGGTTCGAACCAAAGTCGCAACCGATTTAAATAAAATTTATGATGACACCAAACTTCTGGTGGAAACCAACCTTAAAAATCTAACCGAAAAAGTAAACAAAGATTTTGATGAAGCTCTGGATATTGCCAACAAAACCTTTGAAAAAAATGTAAAAGAAAGAACTGATACCAGCTGGTTTGATGATTTAGTCAATTGGGCAAAGGGCATTCCTAAAGACATTAAAAAAGTTTTCATTGAAGAACAGGATAATTTTATCAACTCGCTAGCTCCTGTGGTTCGAAAAATAGGAGATTTGGTTGAAAGAGAATTAAACCAGGCGACAAAAGATATTGATGATGGAAAACTCAAAACTCAAAATTACTGGAAAAATCAGGACAAAGACACTCAGAGAATCGCCGGCGATGTATTTACCCATGCAACCGAACGGTTTTCAGAACTAGAGGCCAAAGTTGAGGAAGCTAATGAAGGCTTAAAACAAAGTATTACTACCAAATTTAATGCTGCCGTAGCCAAATTGGAAGAAACATTTGACAGGATTCAGGAAGAAAACAAAAGCTGGCTCGAACGCGCCTATGATGCTGTTGTCGGAGTGATAAAAGCCATAATCCAAATGAAAAATCTGTTGCTGAATGTCTTGGCAAAGGTCGCAGATGTTGTTGGCAAAATAATTCTGGATCCTATTGGTTTTCTGTCCAATTTATTGGATGCAATTGTTTTAGGATTTCAAAATTTCGGCAAAAATGCATTGGAACACCTCAAAAAAGGATTCTTCGAATGGCTGATGGGCAATATGCCTCCTTCTATAAAATTTCCTAAGCAATGGGACTTGACTGGGATTTTTGAATTCATCATGTCGGTTTTTGGTTTAACTTGGGAAAACATTAAGGCAAGGGCCACAAAATTGTATGGGGCAACTGTTGTAGCTGCACTGGAAACAGGTTTTGAAATATTTCAAATAATCCGAAAAGAGGGTATTGGAGGATTATGGAATTACATCAAAGAAAAAATAGGAGACCTCAAAGTTATGGTTGTAGATGCCATACAAAATATGCTCATCGAAACCGTGATTAAGGCCGGAATAACTTGGGTCATCAGTTTGTTTAATCCTGTTGGTGCTTTTATAAAAGCGTGTAAACTTATCTATGATGTCATTAGTTGGTTTATCAATAATGCCAAAAGAATATTGGATTTAATAAATAGTATAATTGACAGTACTGCACTGATTGTCGCAGGCAAAATTACACAAGCCGCCAATTTTGTTGAAAATTCGTTGGCCAAATTAGTTCCGATAGCCATTGGCTTTTTAGCTGGTTTACTTGGTTTGGGAGATTTAAGCAAAAAGGTTCAGGCCTTACTTGATAAAATACAGGCTCCTGTCAATAAAGCTATAGACTGGGTGCTTGAAAAAGCTGGAACTGTTGTGAAAAAGCTGTTCAAAGCTGGAAAAGCCGGAGTTAAAAAATTACTCTCCTGGGTAGGTTTGAAAAAAGAATTTAAAGCTGAAGACGATAAAAAACACAGCATCAACATTGAAGGAAATGAGAAAAAACCAAAATTAATTATTAGAAGTACTCCAAAAACCCTTGAGGAATTAATTATTGATTTCAAAAAAGAACAGAAATACAAAAACAATAAAAGCAAGTATGACGCCCGAATTGAAAGCGCTTTGAGAATCAAAACCAAATTCGAAAATGCCATGGAAAAAAACCAAGGCAAAACTGGAGTAGATTACGATGGGCAATTTGAAGAAATGACTCAATCGCTGATTAACTATATCAAAGATTTGTTTATATCTTCCAAAGCAGCTGACAAAAGAAATGTAACCTTCAGTGGGGAAAGCAATGGTGTAGCAAATGGCATGATCGCAAATCCTCTAATTAATGATGGAACTGCTGGTGCAAGTACTACCGGAGCAACCGGAATTTACGATACCTTATTCAAAAGAAAACATCATGGAGGCAACGTCCCTTACTACATTCAGGGGCATTTACTGAATCATAACTTAGGTGGTCCGAACGAAAAACAAAATTTAACACCGCTGAAAAGATCAACCAATTCCGAGCATGAAGCCATAGTCGAAAAAAGCCTTAAAAAACATTATTTGGAAAAGAAAAAACTCAAATACAATGTTACACCAACTTACGGACTTTCGAGCCCATTAATAACCAGCCCGACAACTCCTGACCAGAAAAAAATAAATGAAATAAAAATTCAGGAAAGTAAATCGGTTCCTGTAAGCATTTCTATTCAGTCTTCCTATTTTATTGATGAAGGAGGTACCGAAAAAGAAAAAAGCCTTTTTAACGGAACTATTCGAAATAATATTGAAACTAACGAAAAAGATTATACACTCTAA
- a CDS encoding contractile injection system tape measure protein, which produces MHLLQQHTLDIRCASLDFGKEVQSVLQSLLEKEFYPKLELLLNQYSSQNYTWKIDKLEIILPPLSRKKWKEEIVTHSLEQIESYLKLHFEDFEENVEIIKNSETVFSKNSIAENLFFIFLQKGIIPENGLVKSLEELIAELEVNPSFIQKLKEVFLENPKALIRFINAFSKEFKTKITSQIENSLSEFTILFQFVLASKPNSFSNTTIESWIEFMAWQFYFFKEKAIPNTTLYQVTKTLITQYWDIETSQLTALNKLLNEKKSFYKKYTLLQNTDFIVFLNIIFYSLNILSPIKELETEEIKTLEIPKKMKSERPYSKIQNLIYIENAGLILFHPFLKSLFEQLYLTKDEIWTTKISQHKAILLTQFLINGETKIGENELVLNKILCGFPIENVINTQLEITSTEIEKCESLLNAVIEHWKILGDTSIAGLRETFLKRKGKILLTENEKLELWVKQEGVDVLLTQLPWGIGMIKTPWMEDFLQCYWN; this is translated from the coding sequence ATGCATTTACTCCAACAACATACTTTGGACATTCGTTGTGCTTCACTCGATTTTGGGAAAGAAGTGCAAAGTGTTTTACAATCATTGTTGGAAAAAGAATTTTATCCAAAACTAGAACTATTGCTGAACCAGTATTCTTCCCAAAACTATACCTGGAAAATTGACAAACTGGAAATAATTCTTCCGCCTCTTTCCAGAAAAAAATGGAAAGAAGAAATTGTAACTCATTCATTAGAACAAATTGAATCCTATTTAAAATTACATTTTGAAGATTTTGAAGAAAATGTTGAGATAATCAAAAATTCTGAAACAGTATTTTCAAAAAACAGTATTGCCGAAAATTTGTTTTTCATCTTTTTACAAAAAGGAATTATTCCCGAAAATGGATTGGTTAAAAGTCTTGAAGAATTAATTGCAGAATTAGAAGTTAATCCTTCTTTTATTCAAAAATTAAAAGAGGTATTTCTGGAAAACCCGAAAGCGCTAATCCGCTTTATAAATGCATTTTCAAAAGAGTTTAAAACTAAAATCACTTCTCAAATTGAAAATTCTCTATCAGAATTCACCATACTATTTCAATTTGTATTGGCTTCAAAACCAAATTCTTTTTCCAATACAACAATAGAAAGCTGGATTGAATTTATGGCCTGGCAATTTTATTTTTTTAAAGAAAAAGCAATCCCAAATACAACTCTTTATCAAGTTACAAAAACTTTAATCACTCAATATTGGGATATAGAAACCTCTCAGTTAACAGCTTTAAACAAATTGTTAAACGAAAAGAAAAGCTTTTATAAAAAATACACTTTGTTGCAAAATACTGATTTCATCGTTTTTTTGAACATTATTTTTTACTCTCTAAATATTTTAAGTCCAATAAAAGAATTAGAAACCGAAGAAATAAAGACTTTAGAAATTCCAAAAAAAATGAAATCCGAAAGACCTTATTCAAAAATACAGAATCTGATTTATATTGAAAATGCAGGTTTGATACTATTTCACCCTTTTTTGAAATCTCTATTTGAGCAACTGTATTTAACAAAAGATGAAATCTGGACAACCAAAATCAGTCAGCATAAAGCGATTCTCTTAACCCAGTTTTTAATTAACGGAGAAACAAAAATTGGAGAAAATGAATTGGTTCTGAATAAGATTTTATGCGGTTTCCCAATAGAAAATGTAATCAATACCCAACTGGAAATTACTTCCACTGAAATAGAAAAATGTGAAAGCCTACTAAATGCTGTGATTGAACATTGGAAAATTTTGGGTGACACCTCTATTGCCGGTTTACGAGAAACTTTTTTAAAAAGAAAAGGAAAAATCCTTTTAACTGAAAATGAAAAATTAGAACTCTGGGTAAAACAAGAAGGTGTTGATGTTTTACTAACCCAATTACCCTGGGGAATCGGAATGATAAAAACCCCATGGATGGAAGATTTTTTACAGTGCTATTGGAATTAA